One Mugil cephalus isolate CIBA_MC_2020 chromosome 22, CIBA_Mcephalus_1.1, whole genome shotgun sequence genomic window carries:
- the crebl2 gene encoding cAMP-responsive element-binding protein-like 2, with the protein MDDNKVVAGKVKKPGKRGRKPAKIDLKAKLERSRQSARECRARKKLRYQYLEELVSSKERAICALREELEMYKQWCSAMDQGKIPSEIKALLTGDEQKTPQSTKTSKNSKNNSISSNGQS; encoded by the exons ATGGACGATAACAAG GTGGTGGCCGGGAAAGTGAAGAAGCCGGGGAAACGCGGCCGCAAACCTGCAAAGATCGACCTGAAGGCCAAACTGGAGCGAAGCCGGCAGAGCGCCAGAGAGTGTCGGGCCCGGAAGAAGCTGAGGTACCAGTACCTGGAGGAGCTGGTCTCCAGCAAAGAAAGAGCCATCTGTGCCctgagggaggagctggagatg TACAAGCAGTGGTGCTCAGCCATGGACCAGGGCAAGATCCCGTCAGAGATTAAAGCTCTGCTGACTGGGGACGAGCAGAAGACGCCTCAGAGCACCAAGACGTCCAAGAACAGCAAGAACAACAGCATCAGCAGCAACGGCCAGAGTTAG
- the tbk1 gene encoding serine/threonine-protein kinase TBK1 — protein sequence MTKEERKQRARQQEEGPVAAVTMQSTTNYLWLISDLLGQGATANVYRGRHKKTGDLYAVKVFNNLSFLRPLDVQMREFEVLKKLNHKNIVKLFAVEEESNTRHKVLVMEYCPCGSLYTVLEEASNAYGLPEDEFLIVLHDVVAGMNHLREYGIVHRDIKPGNIMRVIGEDGRSVYKLTDFGAARELEDDEQFVSLYGTEEYLHPDMYERAVLRKDHQKKYGATVDLWSIGVTFYHAATGSLPFRPFEGPRRNKEVMYKIITEKPSGTISGLQKCENGKIEWSSEMPASCSLSKGLQSLLIPVLANILEADQEKCWGFDQFFTETNDILHRNVVYVFSLQQATLHHVYIYEYNTAALFQELLCRRTSIPVHNQELLYEGRRLLLDPSRQAKTFPQTSRENPLMLVSRESLATVGLIFEDPSLPKVQPRYDLDLDASYAKTFAGDVGHLWKTSESLLVYQELVRKGVRGLIQLMKDDFTEIQHKKSEVFHLCNYCTQTLEKTEQLFEVLMQANMLSSEYDEISDMHKKILRVSGSLEPIERTSQDIKSKFLPGGLLTDTWTQQVGTHPEDRNVEKIKVLLDAITAIYQQFKKDKAERRLPYNEEQIHKFDKQKLVLHASKARSLFTEECAMKYRLFISKSEEWMRKIHHVKKQVLGLSGQLISIEKEVTMLMDRTIKLQEQLPQKLLPLVSSGMKPQAYLSQNTLVEMTLGMKKLKEEMEGVVKELAENNHFLERFGTLTLDGGLRG from the exons ATGACCAAGGAAGAGCGGAAGCAGAGGGCTCGACAgcaggaggaag GACCAGTTGCCGCTGTCACGATGCAGAGCACCACCAACTACTTGTGGCTGATCTCGGACCTTCTGGGTCAGGGAGCGACGGCCAACGTTTACCGTGGACGTCACAAG AAAACCGGAGACCTTTACGCCGTCAAGGTCTTCAACAACCTGAGCTTCCTGCGGCCGCTCGACGTCCAGATGAGAGAGTTCGAGGTTCTGAAGAAACTCAACCACAAGAACATCGTCAAACTGTTcgctgtggaggaggag TCCAACACTCGTCATAAGGTCCTGGTCATGGAGTACTGTCCCTGTGGGAGTCTCTACACGGTCCTGGAGGAGGCGTCCAACGCCTACGGTCTCCCCGAGGACGAGTTCCTCATCGTTCTTCACGATGTGG TGGCAGGTATGAACCACCTGAGGGAGTACGGCATCGTCCACAGGGACATCAAACCGGGAAACATCATGAGGGTGATCGGAGAGGACGGACGCTCCGTCTACAAGCTCACGGACTTCGGAGCCGCGAGGGAACTGGAGGACGACGAGCAGTTTGTGTCTCTGTACGGGACAGAAGAGTACCTG CACCCTGACATGTACGAGCGCGCCGTGCTGAGGAAGGATCACCAGAAGAAGTACGGCGCCACCGTGGACCTGTGGAGCATCGGCGTCACGTTCTACCACGCCGCCACCGGCAGCCTCCCCTTCAGACCCTTCGAAGGACCGCGCAGGAACAAGGAGGTCAT GTATAAGATCATCACAGAGAAACCGTCAGGGACCATCTCTGGTCTCCAGAAGTGTGAGAACGGGAAGATCGAGTGGAGCTCAGAGATGCCGGCGTCCTGCAGCCTGTCCAA GGGCCTGCAGAGCCTCCTGATCCCGGTCCTTGCTAACATCCTGGAGGCCGACCAGGAGAAGTGTTGGGGCTTCGACCAGTTCTTCACGGAGACCAACGACATCCTGCACAGGAACGTGGTCTACGTGTTCAGCCTGCAGCAGGCCACGCTGCACCACGTCTACATCTACGAGTACAACAC GGCGGCGCTGTTCCAGGAGCTGTTGTGCCGTAGGACCAGTATTCCCGTCCACAACCAGGAGCTGCTGTACGAGGGACGGCGCCTCCTGCTGGACCCCAGCCGCCAGGCCAAGACCTTCCCCCAGACCTCCAGAGAGAACCCGCTGATGCTGGTCAGCCGCGAGTCCCTGGCCACCGTGGGACTCATCTTTGAAGACC CCAGTCTTCCTAAAGTCCAGCCGCGCTACGACCTGGACCTGGACGCCAGCTACGCTAAG ACATTTGCAGGAGACGTTGGACATTTATGGAAAACCTCCGAGTCTCTGCTGGTTTATCAGGAGCTGGTGAGGAAAGGAGTCCGAGGTCTGAT TCAGCTGATGAAGGACGACTTCACTGAGATTCAGCACAAGAAGTCGGAGGTTTTCCATCTTTGTAACTACTGCACCCAGACTCTGGAGAAGACGGAACAGCT GTTCGAGGTTCTGATGCAGGCCAACATGTTGTCATCAGAGTATGATGAGATCTCAGACATGCACAAGAAAATCCTCAGA gtctctgggtctctggagCCCATTGAACGAACGTCTCAGGACATAAAGAGTAAGTTCCTTCCTGGAGGACTCCTGACCGACACCTGGACACAACAAGTTGGAACGCATCCCGAGGACAGGAA tGTGGAGAAAATCAAAGTCCTGCTGGACGCCATCACTGCCATCTACCAGCAGTTCAAGAAGGACAAAGCAGAGAGAC GTCTTCCCTATAACGAGGAGCAGATCCATAAGTTTGATAA acAGAAGTTGGTCCTTCATGCCAGTAAAGCTCGGTCTCTGTTCACGGAGGAATGTGCCATGAAGTATCGGCTGTTCATCTCCAAGAGCGAAGAGTGGATGAG GAAGATTCATCACGTCAAGAAGCAGGTGCTCGGTCTGTCTGGTCAGCTGATCAGTATCGAGAAGGAGGTGACGATGCTGATGGACCGAACCATCAAG CTCCAGGAGCAGCTGCCTCAGAAGCTGCTTCCTCTGGTCTCCAGTGGGATGAAACCTCAGGCGTATCTGAGCCAGAACACGCTGGTGGAGATGACTCTGGG gatgaagaagctgaaggaggagatggagggagtcGTGAAGGAGCTGGCTGAGAACAACCACTTCCTGGAGAG GTTCGGGACTCTGACGCTGGACGGAGGCCTGAGAGGCTGA